The Syntrophales bacterium sequence CTGGCCGGTTCTTACTACGTGGAGAGCCTTACCAGCCAGTTGGAAGAAAGAATAGAGGAGATGGTACAGCAGATAGAAAAGGCAGGGGGCTGGATAAAAGCTCTGGAGAGCGGCTGGATTCATGGGCAACTCACCGAAGGGCTCCTGGATATTCAGAAAAAGGTGGAAAGCGGGGAGAGGCCGGTTATCGGCGTAACCCATTTTCAGATCCCGCCGGAAGAGGATTTTCGACCAAAGGTCTATGCCCCCGACACTTCCGATGTGGAAGAGTATCTAAGAGAATATAAGCAATTTAAAGAAAAGAGGAATTATCCGAACTTAAAAGAAAAGATTAAAAACCTCCAGGGCGCCGCTGCGGATCCCGGAAAGAATCTTATCCCTTATGTCTTTGAAGCCCTGGAGGCCGATGCTACATTTCCGGAGATAATCGGTGTGATGAGGATGAACGACGGGTTGGAATACGATTGGGCTGGAGAAAGGGATTTCCCCTTTTAGTTGAAGGAGGAGGATTTTACTTGACCATGAAAATAAGGGTAGTTACAGGGAAAATAGGTCTGGACGACCACTACAGAGGGATATTGTCTATAAATAAGGCGCTCACAGATGCTGGTATGGAAGTGATATACCTGGGCGCCGGTCAGAGGGTCGGGAGTATGGTAGAGACGGTACTGGAGGAAGATGCAGACGTGGTGGGTCTGAGCTTTTTATGCGGCGGCCATCTTCAGATCATGCAGAGGTTTATGAACAGATTGAAGGAACGTGGCCTGGATAAGGTGCTGGTTATTATCGGAGGGGTTATTCCTGATCAGGATATTCCAAAATTGAAGGAGATAGGGATTTCGGAGGTTTTTCTGCCCGGGACGCCCTTGAAGGATGTGGTTGACTTCGTAAGGAAAAGAATCCCCTCATCCTGAAGCTCTTTTAA is a genomic window containing:
- a CDS encoding cobalamin-dependent protein (Presence of a B(12) (cobalamin)-binding domain implies dependence on cobalamin itself, in one of its several forms, or in some unusual lineages, dependence on a cobalamin-like analog.), giving the protein MKIRVVTGKIGLDDHYRGILSINKALTDAGMEVIYLGAGQRVGSMVETVLEEDADVVGLSFLCGGHLQIMQRFMNRLKERGLDKVLVIIGGVIPDQDIPKLKEIGISEVFLPGTPLKDVVDFVRKRIPSS